A genomic window from Gossypium hirsutum isolate 1008001.06 chromosome D12, Gossypium_hirsutum_v2.1, whole genome shotgun sequence includes:
- the LOC107953386 gene encoding E3 ubiquitin-protein ligase MBR2 translates to MSSLMQGQGSTIDSFPEIVNIDEGTSPNNTSIGQPNSLHDMLNPVETRLSNFTAPSGRTMHRNAITLDVQSISGWNSGQPSSRQGVQNQVTQDALNHRLNDDGEDARIRATPRSEERRIEPLNVFFTGRLNNGWSGNLVRSGPICLQSSSSNHIPENVNLNEGFISGNGTRESGVGTGGRPNLHDSGGLEREKISNASVSSYNVGSSSGSSNHVGEENNDGSGSSLGSYGLSCKRKAFEGTSGQSFSAGASGCFQQVENIAWHAGPTRNEASSSLSLSTPSSNFLNVTPPDQSNPRVGLGMRGVVSDAFLSLGERRANPGNEQESLPFSLLSTRASGHSSFVSPSHPQVAPVDESLDLRPTTTIAGNSGSTSTQPHMRTASIVPRNVHPISRNGTSSSSVCNPSSSSSSGERADALRGEPNIRNISRNNVEHPMFVPATEMRNVAQDPTGWSLASGNPSTSGGIPSSNRPASSSNIHPLPDPAWIPPHNAPIHNQQRLSEFASWPLFPPIGSEFGGHSGRFPLPSSSTSASSQETVGPSESNSQGNNQPCPRLAFILERHGDDVHGMAHSLRALAADIEGRHRLISEIRQVLNAVRRGENLQIEDYMLFDPFIYHGMAAMHDRHRDMRLDVDNMSYEELLALEERIGDVSTGLSEEMILKLMEQRKHSSTSTESQQDLEPCCICQEEYANGDDTGILDCGHDFHSNCIKQWLMLKNLCPICKTTGLLK, encoded by the exons ATGTCGTCCCTGATGCAAGGTCAGGGGAGCACCATTGATTCCTTTCCTGAAATTGTTAATATTGATGAGGGAACAAGTCCCAATAACACTAGTATTGGTCAACCAAATTCATTGCATGACATGCTGAATCCCGTGGAAACTCGGCTATCCAATTTTACAGCACCTTCTGGCAGGACAATGCACAGAAATGCTATTACCCTTGATGTTCAGAGCATTAGCGGCTGGAATTCTGGTCAACCAAGCTCTAGACAGGGAGTGCAGAACCAGGTGACGCAGGATGCTCTAAATCACCGTCTTAATGATGATGGTGAGGATGCACGTATACGGGCCACTCCGAGGTCAGAAGAACGGCGGATTGAACCACTAAATGTCTTTTTTACTGGGAGACTGAATAATGGATGGAGTGGCAATCTGGTTAGAAGTGGGCCCATATGTTTGCAGAGTTCCAGCTCTAATCATATCCCAGAGAATGTGAATTTAAATGAAGGATTTATTAGTGGAAATGGTACCAGAGAGTCAGGTGTTGGAACTGGTGGAAGGCCTAATCTCCACGACTCAGGTGGATTAGAAAGAGAAAAGATATCTAATGCAAGTGTTTCTTCTTATAATGTTGGCAGTTCATCTGGAAGCTCTAATCATGTAGGAGAGGAAAACAATGATGGCTCAGGCTCCTCTTTGGGCAGTTATGGTTTATCCTGCAAGAGGAAGGCCTTTGAAGGTACTTCTGGACAGTCTTTTTCTGCTGGTGCTTCAGGCTGTTTTCAACAAGTAGAAAATATTGCTTGGCATGCTGGTCCTACTCGTAATGAAGCTTCCAGCAGCTTGAGTTTATCTACGCCCTCTTCGAATTTCCTTAATGTGACTCCACCTGATCAGTCAAATCCAAGAGTTGGGCTTGGTATGAGAGGAGTAGTTAGTGATGCATTTCTTTCTTTAGGTGAAAGAAGAGCAAATCCGGGAAATGAACAAGAATCTTTACCATTTAGTTTATTGTCAACCAGGGCTTCTGGCCATTCTAGTTTCGTCTCTCCTAGTCACCCTCAAGTTGCACCAGTTGATGAATCTCTAGACTTGAGACCAACAACAACAATAGCAGGAAATTCTGGCTCAACCTCAACTCAACCTCATATGAGAACTGCTTCTATTGTTCCAAGAAATGTGCATCCTATCTCTAGGAACGGTACTTCCAGTTCAAGTGTTTGCAACCCATCAAGTTCTAGTAGTTCTGGAGAGAGAGCTGATGCATTACGAGGAGAACCAAACATCAGAAATATCTCAAGAAACAATGTGGAGCATCCCATGTTTGTACCGGCTACTGAGATGAGAAATGTGGCACAAGATCCAACAGGTTGGAGTTTGGCTTCTGGAAATCCTAGTACTTCTGGAGGTATTCCATCTTCTAATCGACCTGCGTCTAGTTCAAACATCCATCCTTTGCCCGATCCTGCCTGGATCCCTCCTCACAACGCTCCAATACATAATCAACAGAGACTATCAGAATTCGCTTCTTGGCCTTTATTTCCTCCTATTGGTTCTGAATTTGGTGGTCATAGTGGCCGTTTTCCACTACCATCTTCAAGCACTTCAGCTTCCTCACAGGAGACAGTGGGGCCATCAGAATCTAACAGCCAAGGGAATAATCAACCATGCCCAAGGTTAGCATTCATATTGGAGAGACATGGTGATGATGTTCATGGGATGGCCCATTCATTACGAGCATTGGCTGCTGATATTGAAGGGAGACACCGACTAATATCTGAG ATTCGCCAAGTCTTAAATGCCGTCCGCAGGGGGGAGAACTTACAAATTGAG GATTATATGCTGTTTGATCCATTCATCTATCATGGTATGGCTGCTATGCATGACAGACATAGAGACATGCGTCTTGATGTTGATAACATGTCTTATGAG GAATTGTTGGCATTAGAAGAACGCATAGGAGATGTGAGCACTGGACTGAGCGAGGAAATGATTCTGAAGTTGATGGAACAACGGAAGCATTCATCTACTTCAACAGAATCCCAACAAGATCTGGAACCGTGTTGTATCTGTCAG GAAGAATATGCAAATGGAGATGACACTGGGATACTAGATTGTGGACATGACTTCCACTCTAACTGCATTAAACAATGGTTAATGCTAAAGAACTTGTGCCCTATTTGTAAGACAACAGGCTTGCTTAAATGA